One Prevotella intermedia ATCC 25611 = DSM 20706 DNA window includes the following coding sequences:
- a CDS encoding biotin/lipoyl-containing protein, with protein MKEFKYTIDGKEYNVVINSIGDDNVADITVNGEEYKVQMEAPAEPEKKKVELGKPVAESETEGASAPANFNASNAIKAPLPGTITSIEVAVGQEVKAGDTVLVLEAMKMQNSIEAEKDGKVTAIVVKVGQAVLEDEALVVIE; from the coding sequence ATGAAAGAATTTAAATATACGATTGACGGCAAAGAATATAATGTCGTTATAAACAGCATTGGCGACGACAACGTTGCTGACATCACGGTGAATGGTGAGGAATATAAGGTTCAGATGGAAGCACCTGCTGAGCCAGAAAAGAAGAAGGTAGAATTAGGCAAACCCGTTGCTGAAAGCGAGACTGAAGGCGCATCAGCACCAGCAAACTTCAATGCTTCAAATGCCATAAAGGCTCCGCTTCCAGGCACTATTACTTCAATAGAAGTTGCAGTAGGCCAAGAAGTTAAGGCAGGCGATACAGTTCTCGTGCTCGAAGCTATGAAGATGCAAAACAGCATCGAAGCTGAAAAGGACGGTAAAGTTACAGCCATCGTCGTAAAAGTTGGTCAAGCTGTACTCGAAGACGAAGCATTGGTAGTAATAGAGTAA
- the serS gene encoding serine--tRNA ligase: protein MLTLKLISEETERVIKGLEKKHFNNAKETIEKVLEYDRMRREYQQKLDSNKQQQNLLSKQIGGLMKEGKKDEANEIKNKVAELKAADKDLQTNMEKAQADMTDLLLTIPNIANVDVPEGKDANDNVVVKEGGEKPTFESEKLCHWDLCEKYNLVDFELGVKITGAGFPIYIGKMARFQRALEAFFLEEARKSGYLEVQPPLLVNQASGLGTGQLPDKEGQMYHAQADDLYLIPTAEVPVTNIFRDEILDEKELPIKRCAYSSCFRREAGSYGKDVRGLNRLHQFDKVEIVRIDTPQHSYQSLNEMLEHVENLLIKLELPYRILRLCGGDMSFTSAICYDFEVWSAAQGRWLEVSSVSNFESYQANRLHCRYRRAEDKKIELCHTLNGSALALPRIVAAILENNQTPEGIRVPKVLVPYCGFEMLDDQNF from the coding sequence ATGCTTACATTAAAGCTCATCAGTGAGGAAACTGAACGTGTAATAAAAGGTCTTGAAAAGAAGCATTTCAATAATGCCAAAGAGACCATAGAGAAGGTATTGGAATACGACAGAATGCGTCGTGAATACCAACAAAAGCTCGATAGCAATAAGCAACAACAAAATCTTCTTTCAAAACAGATAGGTGGATTAATGAAAGAAGGCAAGAAAGACGAGGCAAACGAAATAAAGAACAAAGTAGCTGAACTGAAAGCTGCTGATAAAGATTTGCAAACCAATATGGAGAAGGCACAAGCCGATATGACCGACTTGCTGCTCACTATCCCCAATATAGCCAATGTAGATGTACCCGAAGGTAAAGACGCTAACGACAACGTTGTAGTAAAAGAAGGTGGCGAAAAGCCAACTTTCGAGAGCGAAAAGCTTTGCCACTGGGATTTATGCGAGAAGTACAACCTCGTTGATTTCGAGCTTGGTGTTAAAATCACAGGGGCAGGTTTCCCTATTTACATAGGCAAAATGGCTCGTTTCCAACGTGCCTTGGAAGCATTCTTCCTTGAAGAAGCACGCAAAAGCGGCTACTTGGAAGTGCAGCCACCCCTACTCGTTAATCAGGCATCAGGCTTGGGAACAGGTCAGTTGCCCGACAAGGAAGGACAAATGTACCATGCGCAGGCAGACGATCTCTACTTGATTCCAACAGCAGAAGTACCTGTTACAAATATCTTCCGTGATGAAATTCTTGACGAGAAGGAGCTTCCTATCAAGCGTTGCGCTTACTCTTCATGCTTCCGTCGCGAAGCAGGAAGCTACGGAAAAGACGTGCGCGGACTCAATCGTTTACACCAATTCGACAAGGTAGAGATTGTACGCATAGACACTCCGCAGCACTCTTACCAATCATTGAACGAAATGTTGGAACACGTTGAAAATCTGTTGATAAAATTAGAACTCCCCTACCGTATTCTCCGGCTATGTGGTGGCGATATGAGCTTCACCTCTGCTATCTGCTACGACTTTGAAGTATGGAGTGCAGCACAAGGGCGTTGGTTGGAGGTAAGCTCTGTTTCTAACTTTGAAAGCTATCAGGCAAACCGCTTACATTGTCGCTATCGCCGTGCTGAAGACAAGAAAATAGAGCTGTGCCATACACTGAATGGCTCGGCATTGGCTTTGCCTCGTATAGTGGCAGCCATACTGGAAAACAATCAGACCCCTGAAGGAATAAGAGTACCGAAAGTACTCGTGCCTTATTGTGGATTTGAAATGCTTGACGACCAAAACTTTTAA